One Leptospira johnsonii genomic region harbors:
- a CDS encoding glucan biosynthesis protein — MLRLHIILAFVATALLFAVADRQQRRDREEPDFSSSPLLSVMEGEISDHNTHPTFKFSFSDLKIRARTLSKLRYIPPKHSTTDFLKGLPWNQYKNIFFRPEKSVWKKEGNPFQLQFLHPGHLYNTNVRVFEVRGDYAREIPYDPASFDLSKLKGVGELPPNLGYSGFKIHFPINTQEHTDEFAVFQGASYYRIISKKQWYGLSARGIAVNTGMPYPEDFPSFREFYVVKPDKTDSTITVYALLDGRTATGAYEFQITPGKVSAVKVNAEVILRTKVDRLGIAPLTSMYWYSETRGIPKGQAYPESHDSDGLLIHSGKGEWIWRPLDNPKRSTTYSFSDENPRGFGLIQRDREFQNYQHSEMKYQLRPSAWVEPEIPFGKGSIHLLENPTVQDSDDNMGAYWMPEPLPQPGTPFDFSYTVRWPDTDPLPDSMAKVVATRIGDAQGDPDLKMFYVDFKSSNLSSLDPFAYIQARIDTGENAELSEYSVQKIEETGVWRLTFGVYPKNKFRPSDLKAALSRNQEIISETWNFVLEPN; from the coding sequence TTGTTAAGATTACATATAATTCTGGCCTTTGTGGCAACAGCTTTGCTCTTTGCCGTCGCAGATAGACAGCAAAGGCGGGATAGAGAAGAACCCGATTTCTCTTCTTCTCCCTTATTGAGTGTGATGGAGGGGGAGATTTCCGACCACAATACTCATCCTACATTCAAGTTCTCATTTTCAGATCTCAAGATAAGAGCTAGAACATTATCTAAACTACGTTACATTCCACCTAAACATTCCACTACAGATTTTTTGAAAGGTCTACCCTGGAACCAATACAAGAACATATTCTTTCGTCCTGAAAAATCAGTTTGGAAGAAGGAAGGAAATCCTTTCCAGCTACAGTTTTTGCATCCGGGTCATTTGTATAATACGAATGTACGGGTTTTCGAAGTAAGAGGGGACTATGCGAGAGAGATCCCATACGATCCTGCTTCATTCGATCTATCTAAACTAAAAGGTGTAGGAGAGCTTCCGCCTAATCTAGGTTATTCGGGTTTTAAGATCCATTTTCCGATCAATACACAAGAGCATACGGACGAGTTCGCAGTTTTCCAAGGTGCAAGTTATTATAGGATCATTTCTAAAAAACAATGGTATGGTCTTTCCGCTCGCGGGATCGCAGTCAATACCGGTATGCCTTATCCGGAAGACTTTCCTTCCTTTAGGGAGTTCTATGTTGTCAAACCGGACAAGACAGACTCTACGATTACGGTTTATGCTTTATTAGATGGAAGGACCGCCACAGGAGCCTACGAATTCCAGATCACCCCAGGAAAGGTTTCCGCCGTAAAAGTAAATGCAGAGGTAATTCTTAGGACCAAGGTAGATCGGCTCGGGATTGCTCCTTTGACCAGTATGTATTGGTACAGCGAGACTAGGGGAATTCCTAAGGGACAGGCTTATCCTGAGTCTCACGATTCGGACGGATTACTGATCCATTCCGGAAAAGGAGAATGGATTTGGAGGCCTCTGGACAATCCGAAACGTAGCACAACGTATTCTTTCTCGGATGAAAATCCGAGAGGTTTTGGGCTCATCCAAAGAGACCGAGAATTCCAGAATTACCAACATAGCGAGATGAAATACCAACTCAGACCAAGCGCCTGGGTGGAGCCTGAAATTCCTTTTGGCAAAGGTTCTATTCATCTTTTGGAAAACCCGACCGTTCAGGATTCGGACGATAATATGGGAGCCTATTGGATGCCGGAGCCTCTTCCTCAGCCAGGAACTCCATTCGATTTTTCTTATACAGTTCGTTGGCCGGATACGGATCCGCTTCCTGACTCTATGGCAAAGGTCGTAGCCACTCGGATCGGAGACGCACAAGGAGATCCTGATCTGAAAATGTTCTATGTGGATTTCAAAAGTTCTAATTTAAGTTCTTTGGATCCGTTTGCATACATCCAAGCCAGAATAGATACCGGAGAAAATGCAGAATTATCCGAATATTCCGTTCAAAAGATAGAAGAGACAGGAGTATGGAGACTTACCTTCGGAGTGTATCCTAAAAATAAATTTAGGCCCTCCGATCTGAAAGCAGCATTGAGCAGAAACCAAGAGATCATTTCTGAAACCTGGAATTTCGTACTTGAGCCGAACTAA
- a CDS encoding glycosyl transferase, with translation MKKVHISAYVSGHGFGHISRSLEAILQILIQNPEWSATIHSPRGEEFASSLDVSGIWGKVRSRIRFRKMKSDVGIVQKDSLGMDLDSTEAEILEFKKNKNSLLQLETEYLKKERPDIIWSDSSSLPFLISSDLKIPSLFLGNFTWDYIYSYYESSIFQIYSKELKKEYALCDLGLVLPLSCPVTSILKTKNIGLLGRKPNLNKEEARRYYGFEEGIEYYLFSFGAYGIDSSHFDWKEWDPSKRRIVIGGIEWKIEAKNNLGIVTIPHCHYPDLLRASDFVLTKPGYGILSESYFSGTPILYTDRGNFPEYKYLVEALQSQYKSSYISHNDLFSFRWEKSSKNAIDSNVRPDPILQKDPITDIITCIKELI, from the coding sequence ATGAAAAAGGTCCATATCTCCGCGTACGTAAGCGGCCACGGCTTCGGTCATATCAGCCGCAGTTTAGAAGCTATTCTGCAAATTTTAATTCAAAATCCCGAATGGTCTGCGACTATCCATTCTCCCAGAGGAGAAGAATTCGCCTCCTCCTTAGATGTTTCCGGTATTTGGGGAAAAGTCAGATCCAGGATCCGATTCAGAAAAATGAAATCAGATGTTGGTATCGTACAAAAAGATTCTCTCGGAATGGATCTGGATTCTACAGAAGCCGAAATCTTAGAATTTAAGAAGAACAAAAACTCTCTTTTACAATTAGAAACTGAATATCTCAAAAAAGAAAGGCCGGATATCATTTGGTCCGATTCTTCATCTCTTCCTTTTCTGATATCTTCCGATCTAAAGATACCTTCTTTATTTTTAGGGAATTTTACTTGGGATTATATATATTCATATTACGAATCTTCTATATTCCAAATATACTCCAAAGAATTAAAGAAAGAATACGCACTCTGCGATCTGGGGCTTGTCCTTCCACTTTCTTGTCCGGTTACTTCTATCCTTAAAACCAAAAACATCGGATTATTGGGTCGCAAGCCAAATCTAAACAAAGAAGAGGCCAGAAGATATTACGGCTTCGAAGAAGGCATTGAGTATTATCTATTTTCCTTCGGAGCTTACGGGATAGACTCTTCTCATTTTGATTGGAAAGAATGGGACCCATCCAAAAGAAGGATCGTGATCGGTGGAATAGAATGGAAGATAGAGGCCAAAAATAATCTGGGGATTGTTACCATTCCGCATTGCCATTATCCGGATCTGCTCAGGGCGAGCGACTTCGTATTGACAAAACCCGGTTACGGGATCTTAAGCGAATCTTACTTTTCAGGAACTCCTATACTTTACACCGATAGGGGTAACTTTCCAGAATACAAATATTTAGTAGAAGCGTTACAATCTCAGTATAAATCCTCGTATATCTCTCATAACGACTTGTTTTCTTTCCGTTGGGAAAAATCTTCTAAGAACGCAATAGACTCTAACGTCCGTCCTGATCCAATACTGCAAAAAGATCCAATAACCGATATTATAACCTGCATAAAAGAGCTTATATAA
- the mdoH gene encoding glucans biosynthesis glucosyltransferase MdoH: MNAGTFPTGLAEPDGILKEAFDSRKFTYRRLGFVGVLGLLSLFGIYLEYRFLLINGISPLEWATLLLFCFLFPLLAFGATTAIFGAIQRIRGGDPTRISGLIAGQKVSPKELPPTAVVIPIHCEDVARVAAGLESMMKSAASVGLGENLDFFLLSDTTDPDIWLQEEKAFSKLSRKPETKGRVYYRKRRINLNKKSGNIADFCRRWGRRYRYMIVLDADSLVTGDCMLNLIRLMEAVPNAGIIQTVPKIIRGKSLFQRMAQFGTWLGNPIFGAGSYYWQVFSGPFWGHNAIVRLKPFMEHCGLPGLPGESAVGGKILSHDTVEAALIRKAGYTVWFAYDLEGSYEECPPNLLESLKRDNRWCQGNLQHFWFLFVGGLRISSRIHILLGILSYGSSLLWALLLVATSFTVMADTDYYRLASIPEEWAQFQESMYLPVFYGLQIYTILILFMPRILSFLDGLFFRRKESGIGFFSFIFSFLIEFIQSVILAPAYMVQYTRFLWMTFWNRKIEWGPQNRDSTQGIDRMAAARALLPQAFYGTGISIWLFVYYPVLFYWLLPITGGWLLSYFWAVWTSSSKQGEIWKRRGLLLTPEETKGNILLSDTENLEKEYSEFLDGMGSGRGIFLSVVDPLLFRFHTSRLRTRKKESDARKRYMDVLVSSWKESGPDSLNPKEMSRLLWDKRTLNDLHFWFWETDLSKTHPWWKERFLEYQTRIRKEQIVSWFK; this comes from the coding sequence ATGAATGCGGGAACTTTTCCTACGGGTCTTGCGGAGCCGGATGGTATCTTAAAGGAAGCGTTCGATTCCAGAAAATTTACGTATAGAAGGTTGGGATTCGTTGGAGTTCTGGGACTTCTATCCTTATTCGGGATCTATTTAGAATATCGTTTTCTTTTAATAAACGGGATCTCTCCTCTGGAATGGGCGACCTTACTCTTATTCTGCTTTTTATTTCCTTTATTAGCGTTCGGAGCTACGACTGCGATTTTTGGTGCAATCCAAAGAATTAGAGGAGGAGATCCTACACGTATCTCAGGTTTGATTGCGGGACAAAAAGTTAGCCCGAAGGAACTCCCACCCACCGCTGTAGTCATTCCGATTCACTGTGAAGATGTGGCCAGAGTTGCAGCCGGTCTAGAATCCATGATGAAGTCTGCAGCCTCAGTTGGCCTGGGGGAGAACCTAGACTTCTTCTTATTATCGGACACTACTGATCCTGATATCTGGCTGCAGGAGGAGAAGGCATTCTCCAAACTTTCCAGAAAACCGGAAACAAAGGGAAGGGTTTATTACAGGAAAAGAAGGATTAACCTAAATAAAAAATCGGGAAATATCGCGGACTTCTGTAGGAGATGGGGAAGACGTTATAGATATATGATCGTCTTAGACGCGGACAGTTTGGTCACAGGTGATTGTATGCTGAATCTGATCCGCCTTATGGAAGCAGTGCCTAACGCAGGCATTATACAAACAGTTCCAAAGATCATCCGAGGCAAAAGTTTATTCCAAAGAATGGCACAATTCGGGACCTGGCTGGGCAATCCAATCTTTGGAGCGGGATCGTATTATTGGCAGGTGTTTTCCGGACCTTTTTGGGGCCATAATGCGATCGTAAGGTTGAAACCTTTTATGGAACACTGCGGACTTCCCGGTTTGCCCGGAGAAAGTGCCGTAGGTGGAAAGATCCTTTCTCACGATACGGTAGAAGCAGCCTTAATTAGAAAAGCTGGATATACAGTTTGGTTCGCATACGACTTAGAAGGCTCTTACGAGGAATGTCCTCCCAATCTTCTAGAAAGTCTGAAAAGAGACAATCGATGGTGCCAAGGAAATTTGCAACATTTCTGGTTTTTGTTCGTCGGAGGCTTACGTATCTCCAGTAGGATCCATATTCTCTTGGGCATCCTATCTTACGGAAGTTCTCTTCTTTGGGCATTGTTACTCGTCGCAACTAGTTTTACAGTTATGGCGGATACGGACTATTACCGTTTGGCTTCTATTCCGGAAGAATGGGCACAATTCCAAGAGAGTATGTATCTTCCCGTATTTTATGGATTGCAGATTTATACTATTCTAATATTGTTCATGCCTAGGATACTTTCCTTTTTGGACGGTCTATTTTTCCGTAGGAAAGAAAGCGGGATCGGATTTTTCTCGTTTATCTTTTCCTTTCTGATCGAGTTTATTCAGTCGGTGATCTTGGCTCCTGCTTATATGGTCCAATACACGCGATTCCTTTGGATGACTTTTTGGAATAGAAAGATAGAATGGGGACCTCAAAACAGGGATTCGACCCAAGGGATCGATAGAATGGCCGCAGCTCGAGCCTTACTTCCCCAAGCATTTTATGGTACAGGAATTTCGATCTGGTTATTCGTGTACTATCCTGTACTTTTTTATTGGTTATTACCGATTACAGGCGGTTGGCTTCTTTCTTATTTCTGGGCAGTATGGACTTCTTCCTCAAAACAAGGAGAAATTTGGAAAAGAAGGGGACTTCTTTTAACTCCGGAAGAAACCAAAGGGAATATTCTTTTGTCAGATACAGAAAATTTGGAAAAAGAATATTCCGAGTTCTTGGATGGAATGGGATCGGGCAGAGGGATTTTTCTTTCGGTTGTGGATCCTCTTCTGTTTCGTTTCCATACTTCTCGTTTGAGGACCAGAAAAAAAGAATCGGATGCACGTAAAAGATATATGGACGTTTTGGTTTCTAGTTGGAAAGAATCCGGTCCTGATTCTTTAAATCCTAAGGAGATGAGTCGACTTCTTTGGGATAAGCGTACATTGAACGATCTTCATTTCTGGTTTTGGGAAACAGATCTTTCTAAAACTCACCCTTGGTGGAAGGAAAGATTTTTAGAATACCAAACCAGGATACGGAAAGAACAGATCGTCTCCTGGTTTAAATAG
- the cfa gene encoding cyclopropane fatty acyl phospholipid synthase — MWKERVRGKVEELFARAGVSFGGAADWDIQVKDDRLFEKILTNGSLGLGEAYMNGWFECGRFDETVRRLLDKGIEKAAKTWGNLFLYLESIILNRQSKRRAFVIGERHYDLGNDLFELMLDKEMVYSCAYWKDATSLDKAQENKMDLICRKLDLQPGMKVLDIGCGWGGLARYAAKEYGTEVFGISVSKEQLALAEERSKDLKVKYELMDYRDVKDNFDSILSVGQMEHVGYKNYRTYMEIVYKSLKEKGLFLLHTIGSNDSNKVTDRWIEKYIFPNSHLPSAAQITKASENLFVLEDLHNFGPDYDKTLMAWYHNFENGWSQIQKKYGERFRRMWEFYLLSCAGAFRSRKIQLWQFVFSKGDREEVYQAVR, encoded by the coding sequence ATGTGGAAAGAAAGAGTTCGCGGTAAGGTAGAAGAATTATTTGCAAGGGCAGGAGTCAGCTTTGGAGGCGCTGCAGATTGGGATATCCAAGTAAAGGACGATAGACTATTCGAAAAAATATTAACCAACGGTTCTCTTGGCTTAGGAGAAGCATACATGAACGGTTGGTTTGAATGCGGTAGGTTCGACGAAACAGTCAGAAGATTATTAGATAAAGGAATAGAAAAGGCTGCCAAGACCTGGGGAAATCTATTTCTATATTTAGAATCCATAATATTAAACCGCCAATCCAAAAGAAGAGCTTTTGTGATCGGAGAAAGACATTACGATCTTGGAAATGATTTATTCGAGCTGATGTTAGACAAGGAAATGGTTTATTCCTGCGCCTACTGGAAGGATGCTACCTCCTTAGACAAGGCCCAAGAAAATAAAATGGACTTGATTTGCAGGAAGTTGGACCTCCAACCAGGCATGAAGGTCCTGGATATAGGATGTGGCTGGGGAGGACTTGCCAGATATGCCGCCAAAGAATACGGAACAGAAGTGTTCGGAATCAGCGTTTCTAAAGAACAATTGGCGTTAGCAGAAGAAAGATCCAAAGACCTAAAAGTAAAATACGAATTGATGGATTATCGAGACGTAAAAGACAATTTCGATTCTATCCTTTCCGTAGGCCAAATGGAACACGTGGGTTATAAAAATTACAGGACCTATATGGAAATAGTTTATAAATCTCTAAAGGAGAAGGGACTATTTTTACTTCATACGATCGGTTCCAATGATTCTAATAAAGTTACCGATAGATGGATCGAAAAGTATATCTTTCCAAATTCACATCTTCCTTCTGCGGCACAGATCACAAAAGCGAGTGAGAATCTTTTCGTATTGGAAGATCTTCACAATTTCGGCCCCGACTATGACAAGACGCTTATGGCTTGGTATCATAATTTCGAAAATGGATGGAGCCAGATCCAGAAAAAGTACGGAGAAAGATTCAGACGTATGTGGGAGTTTTATCTTCTAAGCTGTGCTGGAGCGTTCCGTTCTCGAAAAATACAACTTTGGCAGTTCGTATTTTCAAAAGGAGACAGAGAGGAAGTATACCAAGCAGTTCGCTAA
- a CDS encoding ankyrin repeat domain-containing protein, whose translation MKNLIDIKNFHLGLSICITYICLYFLNCLSPLASAADSGDINALKKFKAEGIPLNQESENGMQPIHYAASNLQLETVAYLLENGVDVNAKTKSGATAIDFVVFAPPFRDDNLIINLVTLLLQKGAKPSSALAMAAFYGRKEVITILLDKGADPNYQNGAGYAALHLLVMSKYANAETAKLLIQRGAKVDIKTKDGKTPLMLYQDSVLIKSSELEKILSGNKL comes from the coding sequence ATGAAAAATTTGATCGATATAAAAAATTTCCATCTCGGGCTTTCAATATGTATAACGTATATTTGTTTATATTTCTTAAATTGCCTCTCACCGCTTGCAAGTGCGGCCGATAGCGGAGATATCAATGCCCTTAAAAAATTCAAAGCGGAAGGTATTCCGCTAAATCAAGAGAGCGAAAATGGGATGCAGCCTATCCATTATGCAGCCTCTAATTTACAATTGGAAACAGTTGCATATCTTTTAGAAAATGGCGTCGACGTAAATGCAAAGACCAAATCAGGAGCTACCGCAATCGATTTTGTAGTCTTTGCGCCTCCATTTCGAGACGACAATCTTATCATAAATTTAGTTACACTCTTATTACAAAAAGGGGCAAAACCTAGCTCAGCACTTGCCATGGCAGCCTTTTACGGAAGAAAGGAAGTTATAACCATATTATTAGATAAAGGAGCGGATCCAAATTACCAAAATGGAGCAGGTTATGCTGCACTTCATCTTCTCGTAATGTCCAAATACGCTAACGCGGAAACTGCAAAACTTTTGATACAGAGAGGAGCAAAAGTGGATATTAAAACGAAGGATGGTAAAACTCCTCTAATGTTGTATCAGGATTCCGTGTTAATAAAAAGTTCAGAGTTGGAAAAAATTCTTTCAGGCAATAAACTTTAG